Sequence from the Sphingomonas suaedae genome:
GCCGGGCTGGGGCTGGATATGATGCCGGAGGTGGACCCGGTGCTGCTGGCCGGAGCGCTGGCATTTATCCTGGCGCTGGGTTTTGTCGGCGTTGCGGCGGTGCGCGTCGATCGGGCGGGGCAATATTGGCCACCACTGCGCGGGCCGCCGCTGAGTTCCTGACAGTTCAAAGCCGTCTTCGATCCTGGTTCTCCTGCGACAGCAGGAGCCCAGCGTGGCGACGGTCTCGCTTGTGGCCCTGGACTCCTGCTTTCGCAGGAGAACGGGGATCTACGGTCACGTGCGCGGCTGGGCCGCGCCGATCAGGAATTGCCTTTCATGAACATCCACTATTCCGCCGCGCTGCTTGCGGCCACTTGCCTTGCTACCCCTGTGTTTGCCGCTGATGGCGAGCAGGATCCCGTCATCATCGTCACCGCCAAGGCCAATCCCGAAGACCCGCCCGTCGTCGCGCAAGCGCGCGAGCGGCTGGCGCGGACGCCGGGGTCGGTGTCGGTGGTAGCCGCCGAAGCCTATGAGGATCGCTTTGCGGTCGGAACGCCCGACATTTTGCGCGACGTGCCCGGCGTGCTGGCGCAGAAACGCTATGGCGAGGAAGGGCGGCTGTCGATCCGCGGTTCCGGCCTCGACCAGAGCTTCCACCAGCGCGGGGTGCTGCTGGCGCAGGACGGGGTGCCGTTCGCCGATGCCGACGGGTTTTCGGACTTCCAGAAGATCGACCCGCTCGGCGCGCGCTTCGTCGAAGTCTACAAGGGCGGCAATGCGCTGCGCTTCGGCGGGGCGCAGCTGGGCGGGGCGATCAACTTCGTGACCCCGAACGGCAAGACCGCGCAGTCGCCGTTTCTGGTCCGCGTCGATGGCGGGACCGATGAGACGATCCGCGGCGTCGCGCAGGTCGCGGGCAAATCGGGCGCGTTCGATTTCTACGCCGGGGTCAACGCGTTTCACACCGACGGCTATCGCGTGCAGGGCTATCAGGATCAGGTTCGCGGGACGCTGAATCTTGGCTGGTCGTTCGGCGAGGATAATGAGGTGCGCGCGATCCTCTATGCCGCCGATATCTATCAGGGCGTGCCGGGGACGGTGACGCTGGATCAGGCGCTTACCGATCCGCGCGCACCCGGCGCCACTGCGGTGTCGCAGAACCAGCGCCGCAACCTCGGGACCTTTCGCGGAACGCTCCAGACACGGTTGCGGCTGACCGATAGCCTGACCTTCGAGGGCGGGGTCTATGCGACTCAGACCGACCTCTATCACCCGGTCGGCATCTTCATCCTGCAGGACACCGGTACGCAGGGCGCGTTCGGGCGGTTCGACTGGAGGGGCGAGCTCGCGGGCATGAAGGCCGACCTGTTCTTCGGCGCCTTCTATCGCGAGGGCGGCACCGAGCAGGATTTGTTCGTCAACGCGGCGAGCGCGCAGGGGCCGCGGATCGGAGACGCGCGGCAGATCGCCAACGCGCTCGACCTGTTCGCCGAGGGGCGCGTGTTCGTGACCGAGGGACTGGCGCTGGTCGGCGGGGCGAGTTGGGGCCATGCGGGCCGCGATTATCTCAACCGGTTGAACGGGCGCAGCGAGAGTCAGGATTTCGAGTGGCTCGCGCCGCGCGTCGGGCTGCTCTACGAAACCGGTGACGCGCAGGTCTATGCCAATGTCACGCGCTCTGTCGAACCACCGCATTTCGGGGCGCTGGCGCAGACCAACCTGCTCGGATCGGTATTCGTGCCGCTCGACCCGCAGCGGGCGTGGACCGCTGAGATCGGCACGCGCGGGCGCAGTGGTTCGGTCGCGTGGGACGTCACGGCCTATCGGGCATGGGTGAAGGGTGAACTGCTGAGCTTCCAGACCTCGGCGACCATCCCTTCGACCATTTTCAACGCCGACAAGACGGTGCATCAGGGGATCGAGGCGAGTCTGGACTGGTGGATCCTGGACGGGCCGGAGGGGAAGCTGCGGCTGCGCCAGACCTATGGCTGGTCGGATTTCCGGTTCGATGATGATCCGGACTATCGCGACAACCGCCTGCCGATCGCGCCGGTGCACAGCTATCGCGCGTCGTTGCGCTACGAGGGCAGGAGCGGAGTGTTCGTTGAGCCGAACCTCGACTGGCGGCCGCAATCGACCTGGGCGGACTATCGCAACACGATGCGCGTGCCGGGCTATGCGCTGCTGGGCGTCGGGGCCGGGTTCGAGCTGGGCGGGGTGACGCTGTTCGTCGATGCGCGGAACCTGACCGACAAGCACTATGTGTCGGATCAGTCGGCGGCGATTACCGCAACTGCGGCGAGCGCGATCTTCCACCCCGGTGAGGGGCGGACGGTGTTGGGGGGCGTGAGGGCGCGGTTCTGAGGTGTCTTAAGCCCCTCCCCTTCAGGGGAGGGGTTGGGGGTGGGGCGTCTCAGTCTCACCGAGACCGATGGCCTGCGAGGACAGGCCCCACCCCAACCCCTCCCCTGAAGGGGAGGGGCTTTTTATGTGCAACCCCCGTCCCGGACCCCGCTGACGCTGCCGGTGCCGAGGATGATCTTGGCGCGGCGCGAGAAGGTCAGCGCCTGCCAGCGGCCCGAATTGCCGGTGGCGGTGCGGCTGCGCAGATAGGTCAAGTGAAGCAGCTCGAACTGTTCGTCGTCGACTCGCCCGGCGTCGATCAGGCAGGTCCATTGCTGGATGTTCCACGCATAATCGCGACCAACGCCGTCCTGATCGACCGCCTCGCTCAGCCCCTGATACCAGATGAGCATCGCCTTGAGCTTGGCGGCGCGTTCGCTGCCGGGGACGTTGCCGAGCTTGCGGCGGAGGCGGGCGACGTCCTCGTCGCCGGGCAACGTCTTTTGCTGGACGCGGGTGTCGATCGCCCATTTCACCTTGCGCGGGGTGATCGGGCCGTCGGGCCAGAGGCGGAACAGTTCGGCACGGACTTCGAGGAGCAGGGCGACATAGGTATTCGTCTGGACCTGCAGCATCGCGTCATGTTCGAACAAGCGGGTGAGTTCGGCGAGCGCGACGGGGTTCAGCTTCCCATCCGCGTCATGCGCGGCGAGAATGCCGGTGCGGCATTTGTCGCCGACCGGGATGGCGAGGCAGTCTTTCGAAAAGAACAGCTTGCCATAGGCGGGAGCGAGTTCCTTGAGCGCGCGCTTGAAGCGGCGGCGGCTGTTGAAGCTGTCGCGCCAGGCGATCAGCTGGGGCTGGAGGCTGCCGGTGCCGTAATTGCGCTGTGCCATGCCGACCGAGACCAGCTGGCTGTCGAAATTGCCGACCGGCATCGCCCAGCAGCCCATCGTCTCGGGGATCGAGGTCTCGCGCATCCGCGCGAAGATTGCGGCGCGGTCGAGGCCGATCTCGGCGAGCTGCTCGGCGGCGGCGGGGGCGATGATGATGTGCGGCACATCGCCGACCTCGCGGCAAGGCGGGCGGTCCTGCGCGGCGGCGGGGAGGGTGGCGAACAGGGCAAGGGCGGCGGCGATCCATCTCATGCGCCAAGGGTGCAGCCTGCCGGGGGGCGGGGCAACCCCTAGCCTTGCTGGCGGATGCCCAGCACCAGCAGCCCGCCGAGCAGGGTGAGGACCGCGAGCACCAGCATCACCGCGCCGAAATCGCGCGGCGTGGCGAGCAGCCAGGTGAGCAAGGGGCCGGCGAGCGCGGGAAGCGTATTGGTGAGATTGATGAGCCCCAGGTCGCGGCCCCGATGCTGCGGGCTCGGCAGCAACTGCATCGCGAAGCCCGAATGAATCGACAGGAAGACCGCCGATCCGAGCGCATAGAGCGCAAAGGCGATTGCCGCCGCGTTCCAGTCACGCGCAAGGCCCATGCCGATCAGCCCGAGCGCGGCGATCGTCGCGGCGGCGACCAGGAAGGGCTTGCGCCGCCCGATCCGGTCGGACCAGCGGCCGAGCAGCACCGCGACGGGGAGGGGGAGAAGATAGGCAACCGTCATCAGCTGGCCGATCGGGCCGATATGTTTGGAGGTCGGTGCGTCGGGTTCGATGCTGGCGAAATAGTAGAGAAGGTAGAGGCCGAGCACGGTGCCCGCGACCTGAACGAGCAGCCGCGCGGTCCAGGCGATGGCGAGATCGCGGCCGAGCAGGCGGGCGGGCGCGGGAAGGGTGGACGCCGTGATGCGCGACCGAACGCGGAGCAGCGGAAGGACGCAGAGCAGAACTGCGGCGAAGACGAAGGCGAGCCGCGGCCCTTCGCCCGCGATGCCGAGCGCGATCATCAGCGCGGCGACGGCGGAGGCGAGCGGCGAGCCGAGCGCGATCAGGCCGCCTGCGACGCCCATCTGGTCGCCCGGAACCTCATCCGCCATGATCGCGAACAGCGGCGAGAGCAGTGCGTTGACCGCGATCTGGAACAGGATGATCGCGAGGATGATGCCGGTGGCGGTGCTGGCGAGCGCCACCGCTGCGAAAGACAAAGCGAGCAGCATGAGGCCGAGCAGCGCCCAGGGGCGGCGACCCTTCCCGGTGGCGCGCGCGCGGTCGCTCGCCCAGCCGAACGCGATGTTGGAAACGCTGGCCGTGAGTGCCCCCGCGATGACGGTGGCGGTGAACAGGCCGATCCGCCCGTCTTCCCCCGCGATGGCCGCGACCTTGACCGGCAGCAACAGGCTGAGCAGCGGGAGGAAGGCGATGACGCCGCCGGCATTGGCGAGCGCGACCAGCAGGATGAACCCGATCGAGCGCCGCCCGCCATGCGTGGTGCCGGTGCTCGCCGTCATCCTCTCCATCCGATGCTCGGCGGGCGGAGGCCCGCAGGTTCAGTCGACGCTAGGGCTTCATCGTCGTGGCGTCGAGCGTCGTGGTGAGCGTCATCGACCGGTCGGTCGCATCCCTCGCGATGGCGACGCGATAGGTGCCGCCCGCGATGCGCCAGCCGGGCAGGCTGGTGTCATAGTCGGCGAGGATGCGCGGCTCGGCGGTCAGCGTCACACGGCGCGATTCGCCGGGGTTGAGCGTCACGCGCTGGAACCCGGCGAGGCGCATCGGCTTGTTCGATCCCTCGCGTGTCACATAGAGTTGCGGCACGTCGGCGCCTGCGCGCTTGCCGGTGTTGGTGACGGTGAAGCTGACCGTCAGCGTCTTGCCGCCGCTGACCTGCGGCTGGGCATAGGCGAAGCTGGTATAGCTGAGGCCGTGGCCGAAGGCGAAGAGCGGCGTGTTGCCCTGACGCTCGTACCAGCGATAGCCGACATCGCTGCCTTCAGGATATTTGACCGGGAAGGTTTTAAGGCTGAAATCGCCCGCTGCAGCCGGGTTGGCGGCGGCGTCGCGGGCAAGTCCGGTCAGCAGGTCGAGCCCCACCGGCGTCGGGCGCGGTGCCTGGCTCTCGCGCGCGGGGAAGGTGATCGGCAGGCGGCCCGAGGGGTTGACCTTGCCGGTCAGGATGTTGGCGATCGCCTCGCCGCCGCGCTGGCCGGGATACCAAGCCTGGAGCACTGCGGGGACGGCGTCGAGCCAGGGCATCGTCACCGGGCCGCCCGTGGTGAGGACGGCGACGGTCTTTGGCTGGGCCTTGGCAACCGCCGCGATCAGTGCGTCCTGATGATCGGGCAGGCGCAGATTGGGGACGTCGTCCGCCTCGGTCGTCCATTGCGTCGCGAAGACGATGGCGATGTCGGCCTTGGTTGCGGCTTCCAGCGTCGCGTTCAGGTTGCGGCCGTCGGTGAATTCGATCGTCGCGCCCGGCGCCGCCTTGCGCAGCGCGGCGAGCGGGGAGGAGGCGTGATAGGTGATGCGCGCGAACGAGGCCGATCCGCCATAGGCGAGCGGGATCTCGATCGGCGCGCCGCCGACCGAACGCACCTGGCTCGACCCGCCGCCCGAGATCACGCCGACATCCGCGCCGCCGCCGATGACGAGGATCTTCTTCGCGGATGCTGCGAGCGGGAGGATGTCGCCTTCGTTCTTGAGCAGGACGATGCCTGCTTCGGCGGCGCGCTGCGCGACCTGTGCATTGGCGGCATAATCGATCGGCTGGGCGGTGGCGGGCATGGGCGTGTCGAACGCGCCGGTGAGGATCAGGCCGGTCAGGTAGCGGGCGACCATATCGTCCAACCGCTTCATCGGCACCTCGCCCTTTTCGACAGCGGCTTTGAGCGGCGCGGCGAAGAACATCGCCTTGTCCAGCTCTTGCCCCGATTGCTGGTCGAGACCCGCATTCGCCGCCTTCACCGTAGAATGAACGCCGCCCCAGTCGCTCATCACCCAGCCGGGGTAATTCCAGTCGCGCTTCAGCACCTGGTTGAGCAGGAAGTCGTTTTCCGACGCCCAATGGCCGTTGACCTTGTTGTACGCGGCCATGACCGATCCGGGCTTGCCCTTTTCGATTGCGATCTGGAAGGCGAGCAGGTCGCTCTCGCGCAGCGCGGCCTCGTCGATCTGCGCATCGAGGACCATGCGGCCCGTTTCCTGCGCGTTGAGCGCGAAATGCTTGATCGTCGAGACGATTCGGTTCGACTGGACGCCCGCGATATGCGCCCCGGCCAATTCGCCCGCGAGCAGCGGATCTTCGCCCAGATATTCGAAGTTGCGCCCGCCCCATGGGTCGCGAGTCAGGTTGACGCCGCCCGCGAGCAGGACGTTGAAGCGCTTGGCGCGTGCCTCTGCGCCGATCATCGCACCGCCCGCGCGAGCGATCTCGGGATCGAAGCTCGCGGCTGTGGCGAGGCTGGAGGGCAGAGCGGTGGCGACATCGCCCTTGCGCTGCTCGACCTGATTCGCGACGCCGAGCGAGGCGTCGCTTTCGCGGACGATGGGAATGCCGACGCGCGGCACGCCATCGATGTGACCGGCCGAGGGGATCAGTTCGTTCTGCGTCTTGCCGTCGGCCATGGGTGGAAACAGGCCGTGGACCAGCGCGATCT
This genomic interval carries:
- a CDS encoding MFS transporter produces the protein MTASTGTTHGGRRSIGFILLVALANAGGVIAFLPLLSLLLPVKVAAIAGEDGRIGLFTATVIAGALTASVSNIAFGWASDRARATGKGRRPWALLGLMLLALSFAAVALASTATGIILAIILFQIAVNALLSPLFAIMADEVPGDQMGVAGGLIALGSPLASAVAALMIALGIAGEGPRLAFVFAAVLLCVLPLLRVRSRITASTLPAPARLLGRDLAIAWTARLLVQVAGTVLGLYLLYYFASIEPDAPTSKHIGPIGQLMTVAYLLPLPVAVLLGRWSDRIGRRKPFLVAAATIAALGLIGMGLARDWNAAAIAFALYALGSAVFLSIHSGFAMQLLPSPQHRGRDLGLINLTNTLPALAGPLLTWLLATPRDFGAVMLVLAVLTLLGGLLVLGIRQQG
- a CDS encoding TonB-dependent receptor family protein produces the protein MNIHYSAALLAATCLATPVFAADGEQDPVIIVTAKANPEDPPVVAQARERLARTPGSVSVVAAEAYEDRFAVGTPDILRDVPGVLAQKRYGEEGRLSIRGSGLDQSFHQRGVLLAQDGVPFADADGFSDFQKIDPLGARFVEVYKGGNALRFGGAQLGGAINFVTPNGKTAQSPFLVRVDGGTDETIRGVAQVAGKSGAFDFYAGVNAFHTDGYRVQGYQDQVRGTLNLGWSFGEDNEVRAILYAADIYQGVPGTVTLDQALTDPRAPGATAVSQNQRRNLGTFRGTLQTRLRLTDSLTFEGGVYATQTDLYHPVGIFILQDTGTQGAFGRFDWRGELAGMKADLFFGAFYREGGTEQDLFVNAASAQGPRIGDARQIANALDLFAEGRVFVTEGLALVGGASWGHAGRDYLNRLNGRSESQDFEWLAPRVGLLYETGDAQVYANVTRSVEPPHFGALAQTNLLGSVFVPLDPQRAWTAEIGTRGRSGSVAWDVTAYRAWVKGELLSFQTSATIPSTIFNADKTVHQGIEASLDWWILDGPEGKLRLRQTYGWSDFRFDDDPDYRDNRLPIAPVHSYRASLRYEGRSGVFVEPNLDWRPQSTWADYRNTMRVPGYALLGVGAGFELGGVTLFVDARNLTDKHYVSDQSAAITATAASAIFHPGEGRTVLGGVRARF
- a CDS encoding beta-glucosidase family protein — its product is MSRFIAALLSAGAVGAIASTAVVAQEAPKVSAQKPSARPVATPKQARARADSIVAKLTLDEKIALVHGLFPPMADGKTQNELIPSAGHIDGVPRVGIPIVRESDASLGVANQVEQRKGDVATALPSSLATAASFDPEIARAGGAMIGAEARAKRFNVLLAGGVNLTRDPWGGRNFEYLGEDPLLAGELAGAHIAGVQSNRIVSTIKHFALNAQETGRMVLDAQIDEAALRESDLLAFQIAIEKGKPGSVMAAYNKVNGHWASENDFLLNQVLKRDWNYPGWVMSDWGGVHSTVKAANAGLDQQSGQELDKAMFFAAPLKAAVEKGEVPMKRLDDMVARYLTGLILTGAFDTPMPATAQPIDYAANAQVAQRAAEAGIVLLKNEGDILPLAASAKKILVIGGGADVGVISGGGSSQVRSVGGAPIEIPLAYGGSASFARITYHASSPLAALRKAAPGATIEFTDGRNLNATLEAATKADIAIVFATQWTTEADDVPNLRLPDHQDALIAAVAKAQPKTVAVLTTGGPVTMPWLDAVPAVLQAWYPGQRGGEAIANILTGKVNPSGRLPITFPARESQAPRPTPVGLDLLTGLARDAAANPAAAGDFSLKTFPVKYPEGSDVGYRWYERQGNTPLFAFGHGLSYTSFAYAQPQVSGGKTLTVSFTVTNTGKRAGADVPQLYVTREGSNKPMRLAGFQRVTLNPGESRRVTLTAEPRILADYDTSLPGWRIAGGTYRVAIARDATDRSMTLTTTLDATTMKP